The segment CACTCAAACCAATTATAAAGATGATATTGCTGCTTCTATATTAAGAGTAAAAGCGAAACGTAAAGATTTTTCATTTGAAACCAATACATCATATGAATAAAGAGAAACGATCTGAGATTTTCGCACGCTTTGAGCAACAAAACCCAGCCCCCACAACAGAGCTGGTGTATGGTAGTACTTTTCAGTTGCTAGTGGCTGTTATTTTATCTGCACAAGCAACAGACGTCAGTGTCAATAAAGCAACAAAGCTTTTGTTTAAAGACGCTCCTACACCAAAACGCATCTTAGAATTAGGGGTTGCTGGCTTAAAACCTTATATTCAATCTATCGGCCTTTATAATACGAAAGCAGAAAATATTATTAAAACCTGTGATATTCTTCTTCAGCAGCATAAGGGTCAAGTACCAGATGAGCGTGCTGCACTTGAAGCATTACCAGGCGTTGGCAGAAAAACAGCAAATGTTGTTTTAAATACTGCTTTTGATCAGCCCACAATTGCGGTTGACACGCATATTTTTAGAGTTGCCAATAGAACAGGTATTGCACCAGGCAAAACACCTCTAGCAGTTGAAGAAAATTTATTAAAATATGTACCTAATCAATATAAAAAAGATGCACACCATTGGCTGATTTTGCATGGACGCTATGTTTGCACGGCACGAAGCCCTAAATGCGCTACTTGCATAATCAATGATTTATGTGAATATAGTCTTCGCACATGAGTTTTCAGGTAGGCGTCAAGCCTCGAGCAACCGGAGTGTACATATTAGTACATGAGGATTGCGAGAAGGCGAAGACAACACCCCGGAAAGCTCATGCGCGAAGACTATACCCTAATAAAAACTAAGTGGATAAACAGAGGCATATGATGGAAAATTTTAATCATCAAGACACCCGAAAAGTATTTTTTGAAGCTTGGCAAAAAGAATTGCATTCTCAACCTGTCACGCCACTAGAAGGCAT is part of the Candidatus Berkiella cookevillensis genome and harbors:
- the nth gene encoding endonuclease III, producing MNKEKRSEIFARFEQQNPAPTTELVYGSTFQLLVAVILSAQATDVSVNKATKLLFKDAPTPKRILELGVAGLKPYIQSIGLYNTKAENIIKTCDILLQQHKGQVPDERAALEALPGVGRKTANVVLNTAFDQPTIAVDTHIFRVANRTGIAPGKTPLAVEENLLKYVPNQYKKDAHHWLILHGRYVCTARSPKCATCIINDLCEYSLRT